A part of Candidatus Krumholzibacteriia bacterium genomic DNA contains:
- a CDS encoding aconitate hydratase — METIKALETLYGSFAERHAIGRQTYGRALTLTEKILVAHLDDPKAKPERGVTVASLRPDRVAMQDATAQMAILQFISAGKPTVAVPSTVHCDHLIRARVGADADLAVANDENSEVYEFLRSASEKYGIGFWKPGAGIIHQVVLENYAAPGQLIIGTDSHTPNGGGLGMLAVGVGGADAVDAMVGMPWQVLWPKIIGVKLTGKMGGWTAPKDVILKLAGLLTVKGGTGAIIEYFGEGTKSISCTGKATICNMGAELGATTSVFPFDEAMARYLEATDREAVAALAQKHAPELVADPEIHTDPETYYDKIVEIDLSTLEPHIVGPHTPDLARPISEMAKAVQNEDYPDELSSTLIGSCTNSSYEDIDRSASIARQARDKGLKTATQFMVTPGSEQVRATIARDGQLQELTEIGGTVLANACGPCIGMWQRDDVPEGTKNSILTSYNRNFPRRNDGNPDTLAFIGSPEIVTAIALSGRLSFNPLTDTLTNEKGEQVKLDPPTGNELPEGGFDAGERGYQPPAADGSAVEVVVEPDSKRLQLLTPFEPWDGKDFSDLRVLVKAQGKCTTDHISPAGPWLRFRGHLDNISDNMFIGAVSAFGHDPGKGKNQLDGSIDGYSKIARAYKDKGIGWIAVGDDNYGEGSSREHAAMEPRHLGARAVLVRSFARIHETNLKKQGVLPLTFVDPADYDEVQEDDQVDILGLTELAPKKNVTVVLKHADGSEDRFEAKHTLTDEQIEWFRAGSALNLIRQKEQG, encoded by the coding sequence ATGGAGACGATCAAGGCCCTCGAGACCCTCTACGGGTCGTTCGCCGAACGACACGCGATCGGACGCCAGACCTACGGTCGAGCCCTGACCCTGACCGAGAAGATCCTGGTCGCGCACCTCGACGACCCGAAGGCGAAGCCCGAACGCGGCGTCACCGTCGCCAGTCTCCGCCCCGACCGTGTGGCCATGCAGGACGCCACCGCGCAGATGGCCATCCTCCAGTTCATCAGCGCGGGCAAACCGACCGTGGCCGTGCCCAGCACCGTGCACTGCGATCACCTGATCCGCGCCCGCGTGGGCGCCGACGCCGATCTGGCCGTGGCCAACGACGAGAACTCCGAGGTCTACGAGTTCCTGCGATCGGCCAGCGAGAAGTACGGAATCGGCTTCTGGAAGCCCGGCGCGGGCATCATCCACCAGGTCGTGCTCGAGAACTACGCCGCCCCGGGTCAGCTGATCATCGGCACCGACAGCCACACGCCCAACGGCGGTGGACTGGGCATGCTCGCTGTCGGTGTGGGTGGCGCCGACGCCGTCGACGCCATGGTCGGCATGCCCTGGCAGGTGCTGTGGCCGAAGATCATCGGCGTGAAGCTCACCGGCAAGATGGGCGGCTGGACCGCCCCCAAGGACGTCATCCTCAAGCTGGCCGGCCTGCTCACTGTGAAGGGCGGCACCGGCGCGATCATCGAGTACTTCGGCGAGGGCACGAAGTCGATCAGCTGCACCGGCAAGGCCACCATCTGCAACATGGGCGCCGAGCTGGGGGCCACCACCAGCGTGTTCCCCTTCGACGAGGCCATGGCCCGCTATCTCGAGGCCACCGACCGCGAGGCGGTCGCCGCGCTGGCCCAGAAGCACGCACCCGAACTCGTGGCCGATCCCGAGATCCACACCGACCCCGAAACCTACTACGACAAGATCGTCGAGATCGATCTGTCGACGCTCGAGCCGCACATCGTGGGTCCGCACACCCCCGACCTCGCGCGTCCGATCAGCGAGATGGCGAAGGCCGTGCAGAACGAGGACTATCCCGACGAATTGAGCAGCACGCTCATCGGCAGTTGCACGAACAGCAGCTACGAGGACATCGACCGCTCGGCGAGCATCGCGCGCCAGGCCCGGGACAAGGGCCTCAAGACCGCGACCCAGTTCATGGTCACCCCTGGCAGCGAGCAGGTCCGCGCGACCATCGCCCGCGACGGCCAGCTCCAGGAACTGACCGAGATCGGTGGAACGGTCCTGGCCAACGCCTGTGGTCCGTGCATCGGCATGTGGCAGCGTGACGACGTGCCCGAGGGCACGAAGAACTCGATCCTGACCAGCTACAACCGCAACTTCCCGCGGCGCAACGACGGCAATCCCGACACGCTGGCCTTCATCGGCAGCCCCGAGATCGTCACCGCGATCGCCCTGAGCGGCCGGCTGAGCTTCAACCCGCTCACCGACACGCTGACCAACGAGAAGGGCGAGCAGGTGAAGCTCGACCCGCCCACCGGCAACGAGCTGCCCGAAGGCGGCTTCGACGCCGGCGAACGTGGCTACCAGCCGCCGGCCGCCGACGGCAGCGCCGTGGAGGTCGTGGTCGAGCCCGACAGCAAGCGCCTGCAGCTGCTCACACCCTTCGAGCCGTGGGACGGCAAGGACTTCTCCGACCTGCGCGTGTTGGTGAAGGCGCAGGGCAAGTGCACCACCGACCACATCAGCCCGGCCGGTCCGTGGCTGCGCTTCCGCGGACATCTCGACAACATCAGCGACAACATGTTCATCGGTGCGGTCAGCGCCTTCGGCCACGATCCCGGCAAGGGCAAGAACCAGCTCGACGGCTCGATCGACGGCTACAGCAAGATCGCCCGCGCCTACAAGGACAAGGGCATCGGCTGGATCGCCGTGGGCGACGACAACTACGGCGAGGGCAGCAGCCGCGAGCACGCGGCCATGGAGCCGCGGCACCTCGGCGCCCGGGCGGTGCTCGTGCGCAGCTTCGCGCGCATCCACGAGACCAACCTGAAGAAGCAGGGCGTGCTGCCGCTGACCTTCGTCGACCCCGCCGACTACGACGAGGTGCAGGAGGACGACCAGGTCGACATTCTCGGGTTGACCGAACTCGCGCCGAAGAAGAACGTGACCGTCGTCCTGAAGCACGCCGACGGCAGCGAGGATCGCTTCGAGGCGAAGCACACGCTGACCGACGAGCAGATCGAGTGGTTCCGCGCCGGCAGCGCCCTCAACCTGATCCGCCAGAAGGAACAGGGCTGA
- a CDS encoding hemerythrin domain-containing protein, with the protein MADTLVLLRLEHRNFLRVLDVLEGITRGIERGTPFDARLLDQVFEYFLGYPDCCHHPKEDLVLRRLQVRDPDAARRLGDLIDDHEELTALTRRTADRARRAAGRPDPSLAPELRHFSEVYREHLETEERVFFPTAERMLGAEDWEVIDFTMFDQPDPVFDQPAEERYQSLRRAILERADGEPPPSAAESEG; encoded by the coding sequence ATGGCGGACACGCTCGTGCTCCTGCGCCTGGAGCATCGCAACTTCCTGCGCGTTCTCGACGTCCTCGAGGGGATCACCCGGGGAATCGAGCGGGGAACGCCCTTCGACGCCCGGTTGCTCGACCAGGTCTTCGAGTACTTTCTCGGATACCCCGACTGTTGTCACCATCCGAAGGAGGACCTGGTGCTCCGTCGGTTGCAGGTGCGCGACCCCGACGCCGCACGCCGTCTCGGCGACCTGATCGACGACCACGAAGAACTCACCGCGCTCACACGCCGGACCGCCGACCGTGCCCGCCGCGCCGCCGGCCGACCCGATCCGTCGCTCGCCCCAGAATTGCGGCACTTCTCCGAGGTCTATCGCGAACACCTCGAGACCGAGGAACGGGTCTTCTTCCCCACCGCCGAGCGCATGTTGGGCGCAGAAGACTGGGAAGTGATCGACTTCACCATGTTCGATCAGCCCGACCCCGTCTTCGACCAGCCGGCCGAGGAGCGCTACCAGAGTCTGCGCCGGGCGATCCTGGAGCGCGCCGACGGCGAACCGCCCCCCAGCGCCGCCGAATCCGAGGGCTGA
- a CDS encoding DUF481 domain-containing protein: MTRSLYHGRTIREIPGSLAIVLAVLVALSGPSRAQIVNTLESLDPEASGFDAVLDIALEASGGNTETFDVAVTATLQWASQRDRLRAILGYDLERADGTDNADDTFLHLRHNRAFGEVLNSLLFVQWQRNPFQRLRSRFLLGVGARFDLVRAEAVHLRLGTAHMVEIERIDGGTEVEDTDQRLSSFLDFAWRLPSGVTFSANAFVQPRWDQPDDLRAIASAGLEAPLGGGFALRTTVDAAYDSEPPDDVDELDWDLATGLRFRY, encoded by the coding sequence ATGACGCGATCACTATACCACGGCCGGACGATCCGCGAGATCCCGGGTTCCCTGGCGATCGTGCTGGCGGTCCTGGTCGCGCTCTCCGGGCCGTCGCGGGCTCAGATCGTGAACACGCTCGAGAGCCTCGATCCCGAGGCCTCCGGATTCGACGCCGTCCTCGACATCGCCCTGGAGGCATCGGGCGGGAACACCGAGACCTTCGACGTCGCGGTCACGGCCACCCTGCAGTGGGCGAGCCAGCGCGACCGGCTTCGCGCGATCCTCGGCTACGACCTCGAACGTGCCGATGGTACCGACAACGCCGACGACACCTTCTTGCACCTGCGCCACAACCGTGCCTTCGGCGAGGTCCTGAACTCGTTGCTCTTCGTGCAGTGGCAGCGCAATCCCTTCCAGCGTCTGCGGTCGCGATTCCTGCTGGGTGTGGGGGCGCGCTTCGACCTGGTCCGGGCGGAGGCCGTGCACCTACGTCTCGGCACGGCCCACATGGTCGAGATCGAGCGCATCGACGGCGGCACCGAGGTCGAGGACACCGACCAACGCCTGTCGAGCTTCCTGGACTTCGCGTGGCGCCTCCCGAGTGGGGTCACGTTCTCGGCCAACGCCTTCGTCCAGCCGCGCTGGGACCAGCCGGACGACCTGCGGGCGATCGCCAGTGCCGGCCTCGAGGCACCGCTCGGCGGCGGATTCGCGCTGCGGACCACCGTCGACGCTGCCTACGACTCCGAACCGCCCGACGATGTCGACGAGCTCGACTGGGACCTCGCCACCGGCCTGCGCTTCCGCTACTGA
- a CDS encoding MFS transporter, whose translation MNRAERAWILYDVGNSAFATTIMAAVLPVYFSRVASEGLDPAMATSNWGYANTLAMALTAFAAPVLGAFADAGSGRKKLLGGFAFAGALFTAALFGAGPGDWVLAAALYVLARIAFASSVVLYDSLLPHVAPPEDYDTVSSRGFAFGYLGGGILLALQVLVISYPGWLGIPDTTWATRIVFLTTGLWWAAFTVPILRQVHEHGPADPTVATLGTFRRVAEAFRRLRRTFRELRRYREAFKFLVAFWLYNDGIGTIVVMAAAFGAEIGLDRTQLILAILLVQFLGFPFAILFGRLAKRIGTRNAILVGLVGYTILCGFAWFVHTERDFFLMAIGVSMFQGGCQALSRSLFASMIPLDRSSEFFGFYDVSSKFASIIGPALLATVARFTGESRYGVIALILLFLGGIAVLTRVDLHKARAEAGHQ comes from the coding sequence ATGAACCGCGCCGAGCGGGCCTGGATCCTCTACGACGTCGGCAATTCCGCCTTCGCGACGACCATCATGGCGGCGGTCCTGCCCGTGTACTTCTCGCGCGTCGCGAGCGAGGGCCTGGATCCGGCGATGGCGACGTCGAACTGGGGCTACGCCAACACGCTGGCCATGGCCCTGACCGCCTTCGCGGCCCCGGTGCTCGGTGCCTTCGCCGATGCCGGCTCCGGGCGCAAGAAGCTGCTGGGGGGCTTCGCCTTCGCCGGGGCGCTCTTCACGGCCGCGCTCTTCGGAGCCGGGCCGGGCGACTGGGTCCTGGCCGCCGCGCTGTACGTGCTCGCACGCATCGCCTTCGCCAGTTCGGTCGTGCTCTACGACAGTCTGCTACCGCACGTCGCACCGCCCGAGGACTACGACACCGTCTCGTCCCGCGGCTTCGCCTTCGGGTACCTCGGCGGCGGAATCCTCCTGGCGCTGCAGGTCCTGGTGATCAGCTACCCGGGCTGGCTGGGGATCCCCGACACCACCTGGGCCACACGCATCGTGTTCCTGACCACGGGACTGTGGTGGGCGGCCTTCACGGTGCCGATCCTGCGGCAGGTGCACGAGCACGGCCCCGCGGATCCGACCGTGGCCACGCTGGGAACCTTCCGACGCGTCGCCGAGGCCTTCCGCCGCCTACGACGCACCTTCCGCGAACTTCGCCGCTACCGCGAGGCGTTCAAGTTCCTCGTGGCCTTCTGGCTGTACAACGACGGCATCGGCACCATCGTGGTCATGGCCGCGGCCTTCGGAGCCGAGATCGGCCTCGATCGCACCCAGCTCATCCTGGCCATTCTACTGGTGCAGTTCCTGGGCTTTCCCTTCGCGATCCTCTTCGGCCGGCTGGCGAAACGCATCGGAACCCGGAACGCGATCCTGGTGGGACTGGTGGGCTACACGATCCTGTGCGGATTCGCCTGGTTCGTGCACACCGAGCGCGACTTCTTCCTCATGGCGATCGGTGTGTCGATGTTCCAGGGCGGTTGCCAGGCGCTGAGTCGCTCGCTGTTCGCGAGCATGATCCCACTCGATCGGAGCAGCGAGTTCTTCGGCTTCTACGACGTCAGCAGCAAGTTCGCGAGCATCATCGGGCCGGCCCTGCTGGCCACGGTGGCCCGCTTCACGGGCGAATCACGCTACGGTGTGATCGCGTTGATCCTGCTGTTCCTGGGCGGGATCGCGGTTCTCACACGCGTGGATCTGCACAAGGCCCGCGCCGAGGCCGGGCATCAGTAG
- a CDS encoding glycerophosphodiester phosphodiesterase, giving the protein MTPTEPTGRRPKAAAPFVIAHRGSSGRAPENTIEAFDRAVFEDGAEGLELDLRCTRDGYVVVLHDRTVDRTTDGRGPAHAFTLDELQSLDAGHRFRDEAGEHPFRGCGIHVPTLEDVLARYPDTWLSLDLKEGDPAAERRTVELVDAAGARGRVAVSAESARSARRLAALDPDLPRFFDRASAWRFFLRHRTRVWWGYHPRARSLQIPVSYRGQRLDTPLLLADAHRFGIAVRYWTVNDVPTMQRLIDRGADGIITDHPARLRDLLRSRGLR; this is encoded by the coding sequence GTGACCCCGACCGAGCCGACGGGGCGCCGTCCGAAGGCGGCGGCGCCCTTCGTCATCGCCCACCGCGGCAGCAGCGGCCGCGCCCCCGAGAACACGATCGAGGCCTTCGACCGCGCGGTGTTCGAGGACGGGGCCGAAGGTCTGGAGCTCGACCTGCGGTGCACCCGCGACGGCTACGTGGTGGTGCTGCACGACCGCACCGTCGACCGGACCACCGACGGCCGGGGCCCCGCCCACGCCTTCACGCTCGACGAGCTGCAGTCCCTGGACGCGGGTCACCGTTTCCGTGACGAGGCCGGCGAACACCCCTTCCGCGGGTGCGGAATCCATGTCCCGACCCTGGAGGACGTGCTCGCGCGGTATCCCGACACCTGGCTGTCGCTGGATCTCAAGGAGGGCGACCCGGCCGCCGAGCGGCGGACAGTGGAACTGGTGGACGCGGCCGGCGCCCGGGGGCGCGTGGCCGTGAGTGCGGAGTCCGCGCGCAGTGCGCGGCGCCTGGCCGCCCTGGACCCCGACCTGCCGCGCTTCTTCGATCGTGCGTCGGCCTGGCGCTTCTTCCTGCGACATCGCACCCGGGTCTGGTGGGGCTATCACCCACGCGCCCGGTCCCTGCAGATCCCGGTGTCGTACAGGGGGCAGCGGCTCGACACTCCACTCCTGCTCGCCGACGCGCACCGCTTCGGCATCGCCGTACGCTACTGGACGGTGAACGACGTCCCCACCATGCAGCGCTTGATCGATCGCGGCGCCGACGGGATCATCACCGACCATCCCGCGCGGTTGCGGGACCTCCTCCGGAGCAGGGGACTACGATGA